A stretch of the Polluticoccus soli genome encodes the following:
- a CDS encoding DinB family protein has product MKPLNQLLIAELQREAASTRKILAVVPTDKLEWRPHEKSMTLGRLASHVAEIPHWLNRPLENDVFDMAAQPYKPANCQNTQELLDLFETKLSAAIAALEKATDEDLAKQWTFRRGEHIVFQLSSYEAIRYMMGNHQVHHRGQLSVFLRLLDVPIPGMYGPSADDVAAMAATAKN; this is encoded by the coding sequence ATGAAACCACTCAACCAACTGCTGATAGCAGAACTGCAAAGAGAAGCAGCAAGCACAAGAAAAATATTGGCCGTGGTGCCGACAGATAAACTGGAATGGCGTCCACACGAAAAATCAATGACCCTGGGCCGCCTGGCGTCGCATGTGGCCGAAATACCACATTGGTTAAACCGCCCGTTGGAAAATGATGTGTTTGACATGGCTGCACAACCATACAAACCAGCCAACTGCCAGAACACGCAGGAACTGCTTGATCTGTTTGAAACAAAACTGAGTGCAGCGATCGCGGCTTTGGAAAAAGCAACTGATGAAGACCTGGCTAAGCAGTGGACATTCCGCCGCGGCGAGCACATTGTCTTCCAGCTCAGCAGTTACGAAGCTATACGCTATATGATGGGCAACCACCAGGTACACCACCGTGGCCAGCTCAGTGTATTCCTCAGGCTGCTCGACGTACCTATCCCCGGCATGTACGGTCCCTCGGCCGACGATGTAGCGGCAATGGCAGCAACAGCAAAAAATTAA
- a CDS encoding ferritin-like domain-containing protein, which translates to MPTATKKAAVKKRNAGTANPEPKLMELFKDEIKDIYWAEKHLVKSLPKMMKAATTDQLATAIGEHLEVTKTHVSRLEEVFELLGEKARAKKCEAMEGLVKEGESIVEDTDDGSATRDVGIILAAQKVKHYEIATYGGLVQLAKTLGLTDVAGILLQTLNEEKEADLTLTDIAENDINYEAAGEDEEE; encoded by the coding sequence ATGCCAACAGCTACCAAGAAAGCAGCCGTAAAAAAACGTAATGCAGGAACTGCCAATCCGGAACCTAAATTAATGGAGCTATTCAAAGACGAGATCAAAGACATCTATTGGGCGGAAAAGCACCTGGTAAAGTCGCTCCCCAAAATGATGAAGGCTGCTACCACCGACCAACTGGCCACTGCAATAGGAGAGCACCTCGAAGTAACAAAAACTCATGTAAGTCGCCTTGAGGAGGTATTCGAGTTGCTGGGCGAAAAAGCTCGCGCTAAGAAATGCGAAGCGATGGAAGGCCTGGTAAAAGAAGGCGAAAGTATTGTAGAAGATACAGACGATGGTTCTGCGACACGTGATGTAGGCATTATCCTTGCTGCGCAAAAAGTGAAACACTATGAAATAGCAACCTATGGCGGCCTGGTACAACTGGCAAAGACATTAGGCCTCACAGATGTCGCCGGTATATTATTACAGACGCTTAACGAAGAAAAAGAGGCAGACCTGACTCTTACAGATATCGCGGAGAACGATATTAATTACGAAGCGGCAGGAGAAGACGAAGAAGAATAG
- a CDS encoding DUF4256 domain-containing protein — translation MSKKKLSSQQGRELLDILKARFEKNMSRHKGIDWSKVEAKLEDKPEKLWSLNEMEMTGGEPDVVGHDKKTGEYTFYDCAAESPKGRRSICYDAEALESRKEHKPADSAVNMAADMGVELLTEEEYRELQQLGKFDLKTSSWVQTPADIRKLGGALFCDRRYNTVFLYHNGAESYYAARGFRGALRV, via the coding sequence ATGAGCAAAAAGAAATTATCGTCACAACAGGGTAGGGAGCTACTCGATATACTAAAGGCACGATTCGAAAAAAACATGAGCCGTCACAAGGGTATTGACTGGTCTAAAGTCGAAGCAAAGCTCGAAGACAAACCGGAAAAACTATGGTCACTCAACGAAATGGAAATGACGGGTGGCGAACCGGATGTTGTAGGCCATGATAAAAAGACCGGCGAATACACCTTTTATGATTGCGCGGCAGAAAGTCCTAAGGGTCGCAGAAGTATTTGTTACGATGCCGAAGCCCTGGAGTCGAGGAAAGAACATAAGCCCGCCGATAGCGCTGTAAACATGGCTGCCGATATGGGTGTCGAACTATTGACAGAGGAAGAATACCGTGAGCTGCAGCAACTAGGGAAATTTGACCTGAAAACTTCCAGCTGGGTACAAACGCCTGCGGATATCAGGAAACTCGGTGGTGCTCTCTTTTGCGATCGTCGCTATAATACCGTATTCCTGTATCACAATGGTGCGGAGTCTTATTATGCTGCACGGGGCTTTCGTGGTGCGTTAAGAGTTTAG